A genomic region of Alistipes megaguti contains the following coding sequences:
- a CDS encoding YitT family protein — translation MKPRITLELVLRTVKEYFLMFFGMMLYSFGWIGCILPANGVGGGAAGLSLVLCTALENIGFHIQIGTMVFLINAVLLIVAGFIVGWNFGIKTIFCVLVISVGMNFWQDVLPEGNFLGIDNLLAIVMGGILAGAGIALCFSQGGSTGGTDIVAMIINKYRTISYGKILIYSDFVIIASSLLVGKGISAVIYGYVMTAVVGYTVDMIMAGSRQSSQVLIVTHDYEKMADAIAQNIHRGVTLIDSQGWYSKEKSKIVMVVCRKSETAMILKFVKTIDPDAFLTVGSVMGVYGKGFQAINKV, via the coding sequence ATGAAACCTAGAATTACACTGGAACTGGTGCTGAGGACCGTCAAGGAGTATTTCCTGATGTTTTTCGGCATGATGTTGTATTCGTTCGGCTGGATCGGCTGCATCCTTCCGGCCAACGGTGTCGGCGGTGGTGCCGCGGGACTTTCGCTGGTGCTGTGCACGGCGCTCGAGAACATCGGCTTCCACATCCAGATCGGTACGATGGTCTTCCTGATCAACGCCGTGCTGCTGATCGTTGCCGGGTTCATCGTGGGGTGGAATTTCGGCATCAAGACGATCTTCTGCGTGCTGGTCATCTCCGTGGGGATGAACTTCTGGCAGGATGTGCTTCCCGAGGGCAATTTCCTGGGCATCGACAACCTGCTGGCCATCGTCATGGGCGGTATTCTGGCCGGTGCGGGTATTGCGCTCTGCTTCTCGCAGGGGGGCTCGACGGGCGGTACGGACATCGTGGCGATGATCATCAACAAGTACCGTACGATCAGCTACGGCAAGATCCTTATCTATTCGGATTTCGTCATCATCGCCTCGTCGCTGCTCGTCGGCAAGGGCATCAGCGCCGTGATCTACGGCTACGTGATGACGGCCGTAGTGGGCTATACGGTCGACATGATCATGGCCGGCAGCCGGCAGTCGAGCCAGGTGCTGATCGTCACGCACGACTACGAGAAGATGGCCGACGCCATCGCGCAGAACATCCACCGTGGCGTGACGCTGATCGATTCGCAGGGGTGGTACTCGAAGGAGAAGTCGAAGATCGTGATGGTGGTCTGCCGCAAGAGCGAGACGGCGATGATCCTGAAGTTCGTCAAGACGATCGATCCGGACGCCTTCCTCACCGTGGGTTCGGTGATGGGGGTCTACGGCAAGGGTTTCCAGGCCATCAACAAGGTCTGA
- a CDS encoding TIGR01212 family radical SAM protein (This family includes YhcC from E. coli K-12, an uncharacterized radical SAM protein.): MIYPWGDSRRFNSYAGYFRRRFGGRVQKLSVDAGFTCPNRDGTLGRGGCTFCINGAFTPSYCSPSKSITQQIDEGIEFHRNRYRTAQRYLVYFQSYSNTYAPLERLQELYGEALRHPDVAGLVIGTRPDCIDERTLDYLARVARDRYVAVEYGIESTFDTTLRAVNRGHDFAAARRAVRMTAERGLSVGGHFILGLPGETDAMLLEQTARINALPLTTVKFHQLQVFRGTAMAAEYDAHPERFRFWTLDEYLDLFVEILRRLRPDLVVERFASEAPPRYHYGRNWGLVRNEQLLSMLERRLEERDVWQGEIFTTFVEDKENNPQ; the protein is encoded by the coding sequence ATGATCTATCCGTGGGGTGACAGCCGGCGGTTCAACTCCTATGCGGGGTACTTCCGCCGGCGGTTCGGCGGCCGGGTGCAGAAGCTCTCGGTCGATGCGGGCTTCACCTGTCCGAACCGCGACGGAACGCTGGGCCGCGGCGGGTGTACGTTCTGCATCAACGGCGCCTTCACGCCGTCGTACTGCTCGCCGTCGAAGAGCATCACGCAGCAGATCGACGAGGGAATCGAGTTTCACCGCAACCGCTACCGCACGGCACAGCGCTACCTGGTCTATTTCCAGTCCTACTCGAACACCTACGCGCCGTTGGAGCGCCTGCAGGAGCTTTACGGCGAGGCGCTGCGCCATCCGGATGTGGCGGGGCTGGTGATCGGCACGCGTCCGGACTGCATCGACGAGCGGACGCTCGACTATCTGGCCCGCGTGGCCCGCGACCGCTACGTGGCCGTCGAGTACGGCATCGAGTCGACCTTCGATACGACGCTGCGGGCCGTGAACCGCGGCCACGACTTTGCCGCCGCCCGGCGGGCCGTGCGGATGACCGCCGAGCGGGGCCTCAGCGTCGGAGGGCACTTCATTCTGGGGCTCCCGGGCGAGACCGACGCGATGCTTCTCGAACAGACGGCACGGATCAACGCCCTGCCGCTCACGACCGTGAAGTTTCACCAGCTGCAGGTTTTCCGCGGCACGGCCATGGCCGCCGAGTACGACGCCCACCCCGAACGCTTCCGCTTCTGGACGCTCGACGAGTACCTCGATCTCTTCGTGGAGATCCTCCGCCGCCTGCGCCCCGATCTGGTTGTCGAACGCTTCGCTTCGGAGGCCCCGCCGCGCTACCACTACGGCCGCAACTGGGGCCTGGTGCGCAACGAACAACTTCTCTCGATGTTGGAGCGAAGATTGGAGGAACGGGATGTTTGGCAAGGCGAAATTTTTACTACCTTTGTGGAGGATAAAGAAAACAATCCCCAATAG